One window from the genome of Lentibacillus daqui encodes:
- a CDS encoding DMT family transporter translates to MLNKSWIYVVLTSLFELVWVYGFNTASEWWHWVLILCVIPFDLHFLAKACENLPTGTVYAIFAAAGTVGTALMDVFLFDRQLTTGKILFMIVIVAGVVGLKLSDEQQTEGVTN, encoded by the coding sequence ATGTTGAATAAATCATGGATATATGTTGTATTAACAAGTTTGTTTGAATTAGTGTGGGTGTATGGATTTAACACTGCATCCGAGTGGTGGCACTGGGTATTAATCTTGTGTGTAATTCCATTTGATCTGCACTTTCTTGCCAAGGCGTGTGAAAATCTCCCTACAGGTACGGTATACGCTATTTTTGCTGCTGCAGGTACAGTTGGAACAGCACTGATGGATGTATTTCTCTTTGACCGACAGTTAACCACTGGAAAAATCTTGTTTATGATAGTTATCGTTGCCGGTGTCGTTGGCTTAAAACTTTCCGATGAACAACAAACAGAAGGAGTAACAAACTAA